The following proteins are encoded in a genomic region of Drosophila willistoni isolate 14030-0811.24 chromosome 3R, UCI_dwil_1.1, whole genome shotgun sequence:
- the LOC6651431 gene encoding transmembrane protein 245 isoform X9 has protein sequence MNRTMDSSNPIRRDRSFDSVLNRLLRMRSQNHESFRAAMYNFLIAAGVAAFVAVCFILGPFVRPLMWAFLMGAVLFPFKRRLAYLLNSWFQRLEERDSNVLVSICLAPMEATEHCGRLLIRWLCEHWQLLLAGCGVAGCIKLLVLYAPKGFLIAIWSWVTFSHGLFVKIIGFLNVYVLIALVVIYLTTVHFFWRPENRAHFVVAGQSMWIAIAGYLCSFLGALQVPVFLLVMAYVTASTAYHLQISTDSGSYLHRLQKLFDKNDFERSLSNFSIAGKTTGGIEQSNLQSDVEDISLSDTIDSTDTFDAKPLEEEETEGHQSETFFKLLFYACLATFLYRNIWMFILAAVPVFVHLLLTLGAYTGITQFVSGQIYDIYNALRQWAIDHHSAVLPLCLPGVLELNYKINSLIRDSLKSSVESVTSILMIILMLLIIIFLGVFFCINIYSETIEVAYLGKDLINKTITDRPELIDILPANVQASIDDALDNAHHYGRRKIETYIDDWLADADKVHATKLKDQILDVWDRLIQYWIDFNKAGTSYGPRVPTDALKSTFGEIVDNPAPNKQHPS, from the exons ATGAACCGCACGATGGACTCATCTAATCCAATTCGCAGAGACCGCTCCTTTGACAGTGTTTTAAACAGGCTACTCCGAATGCGTAGCCAGAATCATGAGAGCTTTCGCGCTGCAATGTACAATTTCCTTATCGCCGCTGGCGTAGCAGCTTTTGTGGCCGTCTGCTTCATTTTGGGACCATTTGTGCGTCCACTGATGTGGGCCTTTCTTATGGGGGCTGTCCTGTTTCCGTTTAAACGTCGATTGGCCTATTTGCTAAACAGCTGGTTCCAGCGATTGGAGGAGCGGGATTCAAATGTTTTAGTCTCCATATGTCTGGCTCCAATGGAAGCAACAGAGCATTGTGGCCGCTTGCTTATCCGTTGGTTATGCGAGCATTGGCAATTACTACTGGCCGGCTGTGGAGTGGCTGGATGCATAAAACTTTTAGTCTTATATGCTCCAAAGGGATTCCTGATTGCCATATGGAGTTGGGTGACTTTCTCACATGGACTGTTTGTGAAGATTATTGGCTTTCTTAATGTCTATGTG CTAATCGCTCTGGTTGTAATCTACCTCACCACTGTCCATTTCTTTTGGCGGCCAGAGAACCGAGCACATTTTGTAGTTGCCGGTCAATCCATGTGGATAGCCATAGCCGGATATCTGTGCAGCTTTTTAGGAGCTCTTCAAGTACCAGTATTCCTGCTGGTTATGGCCTATGTAACGGCCTCGACGGCGTATCATCTACAGATTAGCACGGATTCCGGCTCCTATCTACATCGCTTGCAGAAATTGTTCGATAAGAATGACTTCGAGAGATCTTTGAGTAATTTCAGTATTGCCGGCAAGACCACCGGAGGAATAGAACAATCCAATTTACAATCCGATGTGGAGGATATATCACTCAGTGATACAATAGATTCAACGGACACCTTCGATGCCAAGCCtttggaggaggaggagactGAAGGCCATCAGAGCGAGACGTTCTTCAAGCTATTGTTCTATGCTTGTTTAGCCACTTTCCTTTATCGCAACATTTGGATGTTTATATTGGCCGCTGTGCCAGTGTTTGTGCATTTACTCTTAACTTTGGGCGCCTACACGGGCATAACCCAATTTGTGTCTGGCCAGATTTATGACATTTATAATGCTCTGCGGCAATGGGCCATTGATCATCATTCGGCGGTGCTGCCTTTGTGTCTACCTGGCGTGCTGGAACTCAACTATAAAATCAATTCCTTAATTCGGGACTCACTAAAATCTTCCGTGGAATCAGTCACCTCCATTCTCATGATCATACTCATGTTGCTCATCATTATCTTTCTGGGTGTGTTCTTTTGCATTAACATTTATTCCGAGACCATTGAGGTGGCCTATTTGGGCAAAGATCTAATTAACAAGACGATCACAGATCGTCCAGAGCTAATTGATATTCTGCCCGCAAATGTGCAGGCGTCCATAGATGATGCGCTGGACAATGCTCACCATTATGGACGCCGTAAAATTGAGACATATATTGATGATTGGCTGGCCGATGCGGACAAGGTGCATGCCACCAAGCTAAAAGATCAAATTCTCGATGTGTGGGATAGGCTCATTCAATATTGGATTGATTTCAATAAAGCAGGCACATCCTATGGACCGCGAGTGCCCACAGATGCGTTGAAAAGTACATTTGGTGAGATTGTGGATAATCCAG CACCTAACAAACAACATCCATCCTAA